One Aspergillus oryzae RIB40 DNA, chromosome 2 genomic window carries:
- a CDS encoding uncharacterized protein (predicted protein), whose protein sequence is MATPDRRTARTGLSRRNYEQQQRSPFHRAYLDSHATDRFDASQIPNPAGEPRARRRRNLSQSGTLRGAFEAVSRYPTMSENVTGDPYASGTPNRRKQSFTHTSPDSNPPNELAETYRQIDDAGSLVDQDEEDFRFSINRFRDNRNARSSSGSRTRGNSLFSSADADFLNEVSDESLRRKLADHIKDEQRLKRATANRSPVLSKAGTPAALTSENLQRRDEEEQDVFQEEEEEDHLRPSLNVPSNWGSRGTHRRDWLRNITRRTESESGRTEEGRKEASPRNLKTDVRSHTGFQDRASEETRNALEEPPSNRYNRIPPTDAKPKLFPEQKDENLGEGSQIPNTPIMVYKNSTFSKRSPTKRDSHDLLRKLSRTESPPQNQAEFKTPENSKLPERRIYDKTPVVTGAWIDTPMTERMKELPKPRLNNLRPPASGNKGLEAPSGLGVPTIFEEPNSSASQQNSETEKESKREDDKQKARENERKMEMDKSEKERESMANVKPVDTSQKQDKEKGKKTENQAEKAKDKKRPPLVKPDLPKSALETVMQDFKADKDSLDVGDDTLESLQQILDEKPSDLKTEAEDDAEYEKSILQKLELESSGSSDGVDLDRLNKKLESLTENINKVKKGLNGLEDQVLRDAATLAAIPASPKGKLPSSHTCDNCETCKAHHNGLTSASYLPRLWRCEPGSHRIQPTFLGWCSGLLLLWYFSESTMCDYYCHPFVAEACEGNCLLPDAPRFPFVIPTMLWRWLHLSSIWTPLWAVMVAFFRLTTQLLGISDGYVDDTPPRALNLSGEIRIRGTRVEGFPAFATSKYGFSAPKKQQQTTAQKPTPIAVPELDLGPGVRQGGMANLEDDSMDDDEFI, encoded by the coding sequence ATGGCTACCCCCGACCGCAGGACCGCGCGAACAGGCCTGTCGCGTCGCAACTACGAGCAACAGCAACGCTCTCCTTTCCATCGAGCATATCTTGATTCTCACGCCACCGACCGTTTTGACGCGTCGCAAATACCCAATCCTGCGGGCGAACCTCGCGCTCGGCGTCGGAGGAACCTCAGTCAATCAGGCACCCTGCGAGGTGCGTTCGAAGCCGTATCGCGGTATCCAACAATGTCGGAAAACGTCACGGGGGACCCTTATGCATCGGGGACCCCGAATCGGAGGAAACAGAGCTTCACCCACACATCCCCCGACTCCAACCCTCCGAACGAGCTGGCTGAAACATACAGGCAGATCGACGACGCCGGAAGCTTGGTCGatcaggatgaagaggacttCCGTTTCTCCATAAACCGGTTCCGCGACAATCGAAATGCACGCTCATCCTCTGGGTCGAGGACTAGAGGAAATAGTCTGTTTAGCAGTGCAGACGCTGACTTTCTGAATGAGGTCAGCGACGAGTCCCTCCGCCGAAAACTGGCCGACCATATCAAAGACGAACAACGTTTAAAACGAGCTACCGCCAACCGGTCGCCTGTGTTGAGCAAAGCGGGAACGCCGGCGGCCTTGACATCAGAGAATCTACAAAGGCgcgatgaggaagaacaggATGTAtttcaagaggaagaagaggaagatcatCTCAGGCCATCGTTGAACGTCCCCTCCAACTGGGGCAGCCGGGGCACACATCGTCGGGATTGGCTTAGGAATATCACCCGACGCACTGAATCCGAATCCGGACGGACTGAGGAAGGACGCAAAGAAGCTTCGCCGCGTAACCTGAAGACCGACGTGCGCTCGCATACCGGATTTCAAGATCGAGCCAGTGAGGAGACCCGGAATGCACTGGAGGAGCCTCCATCCAATAGGTATAACAGGATCCCTCCCACAGATGCAAAACCCAAGCTTTTCCCAGAGCAGAAGGACGAGAACTTAGGTGAGGGAAGTCAAATTCCGAATACCCCAATTATGGTATACAAGAACTCTACATTTAGCAAACGAAGCCCAACCAAGAGGGACTCGCATGACCTTCTTCGCAAGCTATCCAGGACGGAGAGtccaccccaaaaccaagccGAATTCAAAACGCCAGAAAACTCGAAACTCCCTGAGAGGCGGATCTACGACAAAACGCCGGTTGTGACTGGCGCCTGGATAGATACGCCAATGACTGAACGGATGAAAGAACTCCCAAAGCCTCGCCTGAACAACCTTAGACCGCCAGCATCCGGAAATAAAGGGCTTGAAGCACCATCTGGGCTTGGAGTACCAACCATTTTTGAGGAGCCCAACAGCTCTGCGTCGCAACAAAATAGTGAaaccgagaaagaaagcaagagggAGGATGACAAGCAAAAGGCTAGGgagaatgaaaggaaaatggaaatggatAAAAgtgagaaggaaagggaaagtatGGCAAACGTGAAGCCAGTGGACACAAGCCAGAAGcaagacaaggagaagggcaagaagacaGAGAACCAAGCagaaaaagcgaaagacAAGAAGCGGCCACCGCTGGTCAAACCTGATCTCCCGAAGAGTGCGTTGGAAACTGTCATGCAAGATTTCAAGGCTGACAAGGACTCTTTGGACGTTGGTGACGACACGCTCgaatctctccaacaaaTCCTTGACGAGAAGCCAAGTGATCTGAAAACTGAAGCAGAAGACGATGCAGAGTATGAAAAATCTATCCTGCAGAAACTTGAGCTCGAAAGCTCGGGTAGCAGTGATGGTGTCGACCTCGACAGGCTGAATAAAAAATTGGAGTCCCTAACGGAGAATATCAATAAGGTGAAGAAAGGACTCAATGGCTTGGAAGATCAAGTCTTACGGGACGCCGCTACTCTTGCAGCAATACCAGCTTCTCCGAAAGGAAAGCTTCCATCGAGTCACACGTGTGACAACTGTGAGACCTGCAAAGCTCACCATAATGGATTAACCTCTGCTTCATATCTCCCACGCTTATGGAGATGTGAACCTGGCTCACACCGTATTCAACCTACTTTCCTTGGATGGTGCAGCGGGCTGTTGCTTCTGTGGTACTTCTCTGAGTCGACGATGTGTGATTACTACTGTCATCCCTTTGTTGCTGAAGCATGCGAAGGAAATTGTCTGCTTCCCGATGCGCCACGCTTCCCGTTCGTCATTCCAACAATGCTATGGCGCTGGTTGCACCTATCGTCCATCTGGACTCCGCTCTGGGCTGTGATGGTAGCTTTCTTCAGGCTCACGACACAGCTCCTAGGGATCTCAGATGGCTATGTGGATGATACACCTCCTCGAGCGCTCAACCTTTCAGGGGAGATCCGGATACGTGGGACTCGTGTAGAAGGCTTTCCTGCGTTTGCGACATCTAAATATGGCTTCAGCGCACCTAAGAAACAACAACAGACAACGGCTCAGAAACCCACTCCGATCGCTGTCCCCGAATTGGATCTAGGGCCGGGTGTACGTCAGGGGGGTATGGCCAACTTGGAAGATGACTCtatggatgatgatgaatttaTCTAG
- a CDS encoding uncharacterized protein (predicted protein): MAKSARRAGKAKASVTPSVSSSGASTPSSQPGPLPPFTKAPASLQPFLEQLSPKEVYLVHIDTSPKDLKTQTFFAPAVLNVVIAALLAFRTYMVRNFYPALLAPLIGLTSTVAVDTSTMSWGEMANVTLRRTGNIVIDYFLVTVFLSWPIGFVKGPVKWRSKIGFRDQEIIVRRSQPTLSQGLDRSRWIKDDEEMRDKIVAAVTPDRIKKTGYLLVDADWNLDYDAMIKAHELVDKAKKDDGLPLDEFRTAVIVNTDADGWLIWHVEDEDTPEGRERSGQRDQILAFKDKLTAMGKEDLFFRWVELIQYESTRPEGFTPERQQSAMVQAKKLFEDENVDFARFWEEVGGLQGFTEQLD, encoded by the coding sequence ATGGCCAAATCCGCAAGACGAGccggaaaggcaaaggccTCAGTCACCCCCTCCGTATCATCATCAGGTGCTTCAACTCCAAGCTCACAACCGGGACCCCTTCCTCCGTTTACCAAAGCGCCCGCGTCTCTCCAGCCCTTCCTCGAACAGCTCTCCCCGAAGGAAGTGTACCTCGTTCACATCGACACCTCTCCCAAAGACCTCAAGACACAGACCTTTTTCGCACCCGCCGTACTCAATGTTGTGATTGCCGCTCTCTTAGCTTTCCGGACCTACATGGTCCGCAACTTCTACCCGGCACTATTGGCCCCGTTGATCGGGCTCACCAGCACGGTGGCAGTAGACACGTCAACCATGTCATGGGGTGAAATGGCAAACGTAACCCTGCGCCGAACGGGTAATATCGTGATCGACTACTTTCTAGTGACGGTATTTCTATCTTGGCCAATTGGTTTCGTCAAGGGCCCTGTCAAGTGGCGCTCCAAGATCGGCTTCCGTGATCAGGAGATCATTGTGCGCCGCAGCCAGCCCACTTTGAGCCAAGGATTGGACCGCAGTCGCTGGatcaaggatgatgaagaaatgagGGACAAGATTGTCGCTGCGGTAACACCGGACCGGATCAAGAAAACGGGATACTTGCTCGTGGATGCAGACTGGAACCTTGACTACGATGCCATGATCAAGGCACACGAGCTGGTAGacaaagcgaagaaagacgaCGGACTGCCGTTGGATGAGTTCCGGACTGCCGTAATTGTGAACACAGACGCCGATGGCTGGTTGATCTGGcacgttgaagatgaggacacgcctgaaggaagagagcgatCGGGCCAGCGAGACCAGATCCTGGCATTTAAAGATAAACTGACGGCCATGGGTAAAGAAgatcttttcttccgttGGGTTGAGTTAATACAGTATGAAAGCACACGGCCCGAAGGGTTTACTCCCGAGAGGCAGCAGTCAGCGATGGTGCAGGCAAAGAAACTCTTTGAAGATGAAAACGTTGATTTTGCTCGCTTTTGGGAGGAAGTCGGTGGGTTGCAGGGCTTTACTGAGCAGCTTGATTGA